One Mycobacteriales bacterium genomic window carries:
- the typA gene encoding translational GTPase TypA has product MPTPTTRQRDDIRNVAIIAHVDHGKTTLVDAMLLQSGAYSQHQQDEGAVTDRVMDSMDLEREKGITILAKNTAVRRKDLLINIIDTPGHADFGGEVERGLSMVDGVALLVDASEGPLPQTRFVLRKALAQNMPVILIINKVDRSDARIAEVVDECYELFLDLDATEEQIDFPIVYCKAITGQASLTRPEDGAEPDSPDLEPLFQVIRDTIPAPTYTEGAPLQAHVTNLDASPYLGRLALLRIYNGEIKKGQTVAWCKKDGTTENVRLTELLGTEALERVSIESAGPGEIVAVAGIPEIYIGETLTDPNDPRPLPLITIDEPNISMTIGINTSPLAGRSGKKLTARMVKDRLDKELVGNVSIRVQPTERPDTWEVQGRGELQLAILVEVMRREGFELTVGKPQVVTRLVDGTIHEPMERLTIDTPSDYQGVLIQLMALRKGRLEQMVDHGTGWTRMEYLVPARGLIGFRTEFLTETRGTGLLHHVHERYEPWHGEIRTRPSGSLVADRSGPTTGFALANLQERGTMFVPPGTEVYEGMIVGENSRSDDMDVNATKEKKLTNMRQSSSDVLVPLIPHKELSLEQALEFCREDECVEVTPDKVRIRKVILDVGERARATRNKAKAALA; this is encoded by the coding sequence ATGCCCACCCCCACCACCCGACAGCGCGACGACATCCGCAACGTGGCGATCATCGCCCACGTCGACCACGGCAAGACCACCCTCGTCGACGCGATGCTGCTGCAGTCCGGCGCCTACTCGCAGCACCAGCAGGACGAGGGCGCCGTCACCGACCGGGTGATGGACTCGATGGACCTCGAGCGCGAGAAGGGCATCACCATCCTCGCGAAGAACACCGCGGTCCGCCGCAAGGACCTGCTCATCAACATCATCGACACTCCGGGTCACGCCGACTTCGGCGGTGAGGTCGAGCGCGGCCTGTCGATGGTCGACGGCGTCGCGCTGCTCGTCGACGCCTCCGAGGGTCCGCTGCCGCAGACCCGCTTCGTGCTGCGCAAGGCGCTCGCCCAGAACATGCCGGTCATCCTCATCATCAACAAGGTGGACCGCTCCGACGCGCGCATCGCCGAGGTCGTCGACGAGTGCTACGAGCTGTTCCTGGACCTCGACGCGACCGAGGAGCAGATCGACTTCCCGATCGTCTACTGCAAGGCGATCACCGGCCAGGCCTCGCTCACCCGCCCGGAGGACGGCGCCGAGCCCGACAGCCCCGACCTCGAGCCGCTGTTCCAGGTCATCCGGGACACCATCCCCGCCCCGACCTACACCGAGGGCGCGCCGCTGCAGGCGCACGTCACCAACCTCGACGCCAGCCCCTACCTCGGCCGCCTGGCGCTGCTGCGCATCTACAACGGCGAGATCAAGAAGGGCCAGACGGTCGCCTGGTGCAAGAAGGACGGCACCACCGAGAACGTCCGGCTCACCGAGCTGCTCGGTACCGAGGCGCTCGAGCGGGTCAGCATCGAGTCCGCCGGCCCCGGCGAGATCGTGGCCGTCGCCGGCATCCCCGAGATCTACATCGGCGAGACGCTGACCGACCCGAACGACCCGCGCCCGCTGCCGCTGATCACCATCGACGAGCCGAACATCAGCATGACCATCGGCATCAACACCAGCCCGCTGGCCGGCAGGAGCGGCAAGAAGCTCACCGCCCGGATGGTCAAGGACCGGCTCGACAAGGAGCTGGTCGGCAACGTCTCCATCCGGGTCCAGCCGACCGAGCGCCCGGACACCTGGGAAGTTCAGGGCCGCGGCGAGCTGCAGCTGGCGATCCTCGTGGAGGTGATGCGCCGCGAGGGCTTCGAGCTCACCGTCGGCAAGCCGCAGGTCGTCACGCGGCTGGTGGACGGCACGATCCACGAGCCGATGGAGCGCCTCACCATCGACACGCCCAGCGACTACCAGGGCGTGCTCATCCAGCTCATGGCGCTGCGCAAGGGCCGGCTGGAGCAGATGGTCGACCACGGCACCGGCTGGACCCGGATGGAGTACCTCGTCCCGGCCCGCGGCCTGATCGGCTTCCGCACCGAGTTCCTCACCGAGACCCGCGGCACCGGCCTGCTGCACCACGTGCACGAGCGGTACGAGCCGTGGCACGGCGAGATCCGCACCCGCCCGTCCGGCTCTCTGGTGGCCGACCGCTCCGGCCCGACCACCGGCTTCGCCCTGGCCAACCTGCAGGAGCGCGGCACGATGTTCGTCCCGCCGGGCACCGAGGTGTACGAGGGCATGATCGTCGGCGAGAACTCCCGCAGCGACGACATGGACGTCAACGCGACCAAGGAGAAGAAGCTCACCAACATGCGGCAGAGCTCCTCCGACGTGCTCGTGCCGCTCATCCCGCACAAGGAGCTCAGCCTGGAGCAGGCGCTGGAGTTCTGCCGGGAGGACGAGTGCGTCGAGGTCACGCCCGACAAGGTGCGCATCCGCAAGGTCATCCTGGATGTCGGCGAGCGTGCCCGCGCCACCCGGAACAAGGCGAAGGCCGCGCTGGCATAG
- the mshB gene encoding N-acetyl-1-D-myo-inositol-2-amino-2-deoxy-alpha-D-glucopyranoside deacetylase has product MAPLDVPRRLLLVHAHPDDETIGTGATMARYAAEGAAVTLVTCTLGEEGEVLVPELEHLAADREDGLGQHRVGELAAACEALRVRDHRFLGGPGRWRDSGMMGTPANQRPGCFWRADLDEAVRELVAIVREVRPQVVVTYDDNGGYGHPDHIQAHRVTAAAFEAAGDPSYAPELGELWQPSKLYWSAVPRSVLQAGIDLLRESGHASGFFGVERAEDLPFGVPDEQVTTAVDAGDQLEAKVAAMRAHKTQIAVDGPFFALSNNIGQRAFGVEHYTLARGDRGPGSGPHGWEDDLFAGL; this is encoded by the coding sequence ATGGCCCCGCTGGACGTCCCCCGGCGGCTGCTGCTCGTGCACGCGCACCCCGACGACGAGACGATCGGCACCGGCGCCACGATGGCGCGCTACGCCGCCGAGGGCGCCGCGGTCACCCTGGTCACCTGCACGCTCGGCGAGGAGGGGGAGGTGCTCGTCCCCGAGCTCGAGCACCTGGCGGCCGACCGGGAGGACGGGCTCGGCCAGCACCGCGTCGGCGAGCTGGCCGCGGCCTGCGAGGCGCTGCGGGTACGCGACCACCGTTTCCTCGGCGGCCCGGGCCGCTGGCGGGACAGCGGCATGATGGGCACCCCGGCGAACCAACGGCCGGGGTGCTTCTGGCGGGCCGACCTCGACGAGGCGGTGCGCGAGCTGGTCGCGATCGTCCGCGAGGTCCGCCCGCAGGTCGTGGTCACCTACGACGACAACGGCGGGTACGGCCATCCGGACCACATCCAGGCGCACCGGGTGACCGCCGCCGCCTTCGAGGCTGCCGGCGACCCATCGTACGCACCGGAGCTCGGCGAGCTCTGGCAGCCCAGCAAGTTGTACTGGAGTGCCGTACCGCGCAGCGTGCTGCAGGCCGGCATCGACCTGCTGCGCGAGAGCGGCCACGCCAGCGGCTTTTTCGGCGTGGAGCGCGCCGAGGACCTGCCGTTCGGCGTGCCGGACGAGCAGGTCACCACCGCGGTGGATGCCGGCGACCAGCTCGAGGCGAAGGTCGCGGCCATGCGGGCGCACAAGACGCAGATCGCCGTCGACGGCCCGTTCTTCGCCCTGTCGAACAACATCGGGCAGCGGGCCTTCGGCGTCGAGCACTACACGCTGGCGCGCGGGGACCGCGGTCCCGGCTCCGGCCCGCACGGCTGGGAGGACGACCTGTTCGCGGGGCTGTGA
- a CDS encoding TIGR04338 family metallohydrolase, translating to MTSPTTSRDSQRARVYRAEDAWAARLDAARRGAALATIGGSALLLPAERRLGALPAARDYAARVVALPEVVAVFGAVRPPSLRTRRGVRAAHWESPGTIALPVPVHGEPWALRETVLLHELAHHLAESTGRARGHRPPYPSVVLLLVQLVLGDEAALALRIEYGEHDVEVGAL from the coding sequence GTGACCTCCCCGACCACCTCCCGCGACAGCCAGCGCGCGCGGGTCTACCGCGCCGAGGACGCGTGGGCGGCACGCCTGGATGCCGCCCGCCGCGGGGCGGCGCTGGCGACGATCGGTGGCAGCGCGCTGCTGCTGCCGGCCGAGCGCCGGCTCGGTGCGCTGCCGGCCGCGCGGGACTACGCCGCCCGGGTCGTCGCCCTGCCCGAGGTGGTGGCGGTCTTCGGCGCCGTCCGGCCCCCGTCGCTGCGGACCCGTCGCGGCGTCCGGGCGGCGCACTGGGAGTCGCCCGGGACGATCGCGCTGCCGGTGCCGGTGCACGGGGAGCCGTGGGCGCTGCGCGAGACCGTCCTGCTGCACGAGCTGGCCCACCACCTGGCCGAGTCGACCGGGCGCGCCCGTGGCCACCGGCCGCCCTACCCGTCGGTGGTCCTGTTGCTGGTGCAGCTGGTGCTGGGCGACGAGGCGGCGCTGGCCCTGCGGATCGAGTACGGCGAGCACGACGTGGAGGTAGGAGCACTGTGA
- a CDS encoding NlpC/P60 family protein has protein sequence MRSLRHAKHVKPALHPTRSTLSSGLTAALLPLCLASPALAEATPSPAATATSSAPPNPEGAASTPTSSPAAPEQAKRQTELRISGPGGTVSPGRHTVGVRLLADGKPVKDGYVRLERAGSSGWEYAGRLLTRWDGLGTGTLNFPQDTRLRAVYQGASTRTPATSREIVIDVATTTFRQRAVRVASQQAGKPYRYGSTGPGSFDCSGLMVYVFKQVGKQLPRTSQAQLDATQRISKSAMRPGDLVFTQRNGRVGHVGVYAGNNKFWVAPKSGDVVKLQTIYTSNYLVGRVR, from the coding sequence ATGCGCTCCCTTCGGCACGCCAAGCACGTCAAGCCCGCGCTCCACCCGACCCGCAGCACGCTGAGCAGCGGCCTGACCGCCGCCCTGCTCCCCCTCTGCCTGGCCTCGCCGGCACTGGCCGAGGCCACCCCGTCACCGGCGGCCACCGCGACCAGCTCCGCGCCGCCGAACCCCGAGGGCGCTGCCTCCACGCCCACCTCCTCGCCCGCTGCCCCCGAGCAGGCCAAGCGCCAGACCGAGCTGCGGATCTCCGGCCCCGGTGGCACCGTCAGCCCCGGCCGGCACACCGTGGGGGTGCGGCTGCTCGCGGACGGCAAGCCGGTCAAGGACGGCTACGTCCGGCTCGAGCGCGCCGGGTCCAGCGGCTGGGAGTACGCCGGCCGGCTGCTCACCCGCTGGGACGGCCTCGGCACCGGCACGCTGAACTTCCCGCAGGACACCCGGCTGCGCGCGGTCTACCAGGGTGCGAGCACGCGTACCCCTGCCACCAGCCGGGAGATCGTGATCGACGTCGCGACCACGACCTTCCGGCAGCGGGCCGTACGCGTGGCCAGCCAGCAGGCCGGCAAGCCCTACCGCTACGGCTCGACCGGGCCCGGCAGCTTCGACTGCTCGGGCCTGATGGTCTACGTGTTCAAGCAGGTGGGCAAGCAGCTGCCACGCACCAGCCAGGCGCAGCTCGACGCGACCCAGCGGATCAGCAAGTCGGCGATGCGCCCGGGCGACCTGGTCTTCACCCAGCGCAACGGCCGGGTCGGCCACGTCGGCGTCTACGCCGGCAACAACAAGTTCTGGGTCGCCCCGAAGAGCGGGGATGTCGTCAAGCTGCAGACCATCTACACGAGCAACTACCTCGTAGGCCGGGTGCGGTAG
- a CDS encoding DUF2786 domain-containing protein has translation MSVAHESDRLVDKVGKLLAQAEGTDNEHEAAAFVERAQQLATAHAVDLELARVRQAARHARGGQEPLVQERVDVGARGKRGNRHRVLLYSVVARVNDVLVNVAHDSTYVLGFGHRADLDVVERLWASLAVQLTASAQRRLDAGEHRTAGVAAQTWRLSFYDGWVQAVGERLEAARDRAVADAVEAAPVAAGEPSTALVLRAKAERVQDFYSATSEARGSWRGPWTGRTTVSRRAAASGRVDGARADLGQPRLRARGRLGA, from the coding sequence GTGAGCGTGGCGCACGAGAGCGACCGGCTGGTCGACAAGGTCGGCAAGCTGCTGGCCCAGGCGGAAGGCACGGACAACGAGCACGAGGCCGCGGCCTTCGTCGAGCGCGCGCAGCAGCTCGCGACCGCCCATGCGGTCGACCTGGAGCTGGCGCGGGTCCGGCAGGCCGCCCGGCACGCCCGGGGCGGTCAGGAGCCGCTGGTGCAGGAGCGGGTGGACGTCGGCGCGCGCGGCAAGCGCGGCAACCGCCACCGGGTGCTGCTCTACTCCGTCGTCGCACGGGTCAACGACGTGCTGGTGAACGTCGCCCACGACAGCACCTACGTCCTCGGCTTCGGCCACCGCGCCGACCTCGACGTCGTCGAGCGGCTGTGGGCGTCGCTGGCCGTGCAGCTGACGGCCTCGGCGCAGCGCCGGTTGGACGCCGGCGAGCACCGCACCGCGGGAGTCGCTGCCCAGACCTGGCGGCTGTCGTTCTACGACGGCTGGGTGCAGGCGGTCGGGGAGCGGCTCGAGGCGGCCCGCGACCGGGCGGTCGCCGACGCCGTCGAGGCGGCGCCGGTCGCCGCAGGCGAGCCGTCGACGGCCCTGGTGCTGCGGGCCAAGGCCGAGCGGGTGCAGGACTTCTACTCCGCGACCTCCGAGGCGCGGGGCTCCTGGCGCGGGCCGTGGACGGGCCGCACCACGGTCAGCCGCCGCGCCGCCGCCTCCGGGCGGGTCGACGGCGCCCGCGCCGACCTCGGGCAGCCGCGGCTGCGCGCCCGCGGCCGGCTGGGGGCCTGA
- a CDS encoding (deoxy)nucleoside triphosphate pyrophosphohydrolase, with protein MERVHVVGAALVRDGRVLASRRSRPPQLAGLWEFPGGKVEPGESDVQALVRELREELRVEAEVGERLGGDLLIGRTAVLRVYLCRLLCGEPALVDHDAHRWLAPAELLDVPWIPVDLPLVHLLRDVLPP; from the coding sequence GTGGAACGGGTGCACGTGGTCGGGGCAGCGCTCGTCCGCGACGGCCGGGTCCTCGCCTCGCGCCGCAGCAGGCCGCCGCAGCTGGCCGGGCTGTGGGAGTTCCCCGGCGGCAAGGTCGAGCCGGGGGAGAGCGACGTACAGGCGCTGGTACGCGAGCTGCGCGAGGAGCTGCGCGTCGAGGCCGAGGTGGGGGAGCGGCTCGGCGGCGACCTGCTGATCGGCCGGACGGCGGTACTGCGCGTCTATCTCTGCCGGCTGCTGTGCGGCGAGCCGGCCCTGGTGGATCACGACGCGCACCGCTGGCTGGCGCCCGCCGAGCTGCTCGACGTCCCGTGGATCCCCGTCGACCTGCCGCTCGTGCACCTGCTGCGCGACGTCCTCCCGCCCTGA
- a CDS encoding YqgE/AlgH family protein: protein MRAGQLVVATPSLLDPNFARTVVLLLQADSDDGALGLVLNRPSGTDVAEVLPDWAPLSAGPPVVFSGGPVQPNAAICLGRGRPGGTPSASFAVLEGVPGTSVGTVDLDTPADQLLPAISAVRIFAGYAGWAAGQLEAEVEEGAWWVLDALPADAFSAAPGQLWADVLRRQGPPIAFAASYPPDPTLN from the coding sequence GTGAGAGCCGGTCAGCTGGTCGTGGCGACCCCTTCGCTGCTCGACCCGAACTTCGCGCGGACCGTGGTCCTGCTGCTGCAGGCGGACTCCGACGACGGGGCGCTCGGCCTGGTGCTGAACCGACCATCCGGCACCGACGTCGCCGAGGTACTGCCGGACTGGGCGCCACTCTCGGCAGGGCCGCCGGTCGTCTTCAGCGGCGGGCCCGTACAGCCCAACGCCGCGATCTGCCTCGGTCGCGGCCGGCCCGGCGGCACCCCGTCGGCTTCCTTCGCCGTCCTGGAGGGGGTGCCCGGCACCTCGGTCGGCACGGTGGACCTGGATACGCCCGCGGACCAGCTGCTGCCGGCGATCTCGGCGGTGCGGATCTTCGCCGGCTACGCCGGCTGGGCGGCCGGCCAGCTCGAGGCCGAGGTCGAGGAGGGCGCCTGGTGGGTGCTCGACGCGCTGCCTGCCGACGCGTTCAGCGCCGCGCCCGGGCAGCTGTGGGCCGACGTGCTGCGGCGGCAGGGTCCGCCGATCGCCTTCGCCGCGAGCTATCCACCCGATCCGACGCTGAACTGA
- a CDS encoding helix-turn-helix transcriptional regulator: protein MGPTGADLIVEARRRAGLTQRELAERAGTTQSSVARWESGRSEPSFANVVRLLRLCGFVLDVHLESYDDGLRDDWSQAQRRLRLTPEERLDSNSHLAGIARDLRAAAREAGVA, encoded by the coding sequence ATGGGACCCACTGGTGCCGACCTCATCGTCGAGGCGCGCCGCCGCGCCGGCCTGACCCAGCGCGAGCTGGCCGAGCGCGCCGGTACGACGCAGTCCTCCGTCGCCCGCTGGGAGAGCGGGCGGTCCGAGCCGTCGTTCGCCAACGTCGTCCGGCTGCTGCGGCTGTGTGGCTTCGTGCTCGACGTGCACCTGGAGTCGTACGACGACGGCCTGCGCGACGACTGGTCCCAGGCGCAGCGACGCCTGCGGCTGACTCCTGAGGAACGGCTGGACAGCAACTCCCACCTGGCCGGCATCGCTCGGGATCTGCGGGCTGCGGCGAGGGAGGCGGGAGTTGCCTGA
- a CDS encoding vWA domain-containing protein, with protein sequence MPYSAEISRAHPTCFVFVVDQSGSMNDQIGGEGAQRKAQVVSDAINRLLYELTLKCAKEEGVRDYFHVAVIGYGTSVGSAFAGVLAGRDLVPLSVIATSPARLEERTKKTPDGAGGLIDQTVKFPVWLDPVANGGTPMSAALGKAAQLVSGWLDERPSCFPPVVLHLTDGESSDGDPSEAAQSIRSLLSADGNALLFNLHVSGAGGMPATFPDSDSGLPDQFSRLLFSMSSSLPEHMKAYAQQQGFTASEGTRGFVYNADVSSIVQFLDIGTRASDLR encoded by the coding sequence ATGCCGTACAGCGCGGAGATCAGCAGGGCCCACCCCACGTGTTTCGTGTTCGTGGTCGACCAGTCCGGCAGCATGAACGACCAGATCGGAGGGGAGGGCGCGCAGCGCAAGGCGCAGGTGGTGTCGGACGCCATCAACCGGCTGCTCTATGAGTTGACGCTCAAATGCGCCAAGGAAGAAGGGGTCCGCGATTACTTCCACGTCGCCGTGATCGGCTACGGCACCTCGGTCGGCAGCGCCTTCGCCGGTGTGCTGGCCGGTCGGGACCTGGTCCCGCTGAGCGTGATCGCGACCTCGCCGGCGCGGCTCGAGGAGCGGACGAAGAAGACCCCCGACGGCGCGGGAGGGCTCATCGACCAGACCGTGAAGTTCCCCGTGTGGCTCGACCCCGTCGCGAACGGCGGCACGCCGATGTCGGCGGCGCTCGGCAAGGCCGCGCAGCTGGTATCGGGCTGGCTGGACGAGCGGCCCTCCTGCTTTCCGCCCGTCGTGCTCCACCTGACCGACGGCGAGAGCAGCGACGGCGACCCGTCGGAGGCCGCGCAGAGCATCCGGTCGCTGCTGTCTGCCGACGGCAACGCGCTGCTGTTCAACCTGCACGTCTCGGGTGCAGGGGGCATGCCCGCAACGTTTCCGGACTCCGACTCCGGGCTCCCTGACCAGTTCTCCAGACTGTTGTTCTCGATGTCCTCCTCGCTGCCCGAGCACATGAAGGCCTACGCGCAGCAGCAGGGTTTCACCGCCTCGGAGGGCACCCGCGGGTTCGTCTACAACGCCGACGTCAGCTCGATCGTGCAGTTCCTGGACATCGGCACCCGAGCCTCGGACCTCCGATAG
- a CDS encoding alpha-hydroxy acid oxidase, producing MHPTLAAQQARAAALLPADVRGFYAAGAGEQLTADEAEGAWRSLRLRPHVLRDVSTVDTSLGLLGTRLATPVLAGPTALHGAAHPDGEAETARGAAAAGSLLVVSTRASRRLEQVPAGPWWFQAYVMRDRGLTRALVQRAAAAGAGAVVLTGDVPYLGRRPGAARTELPGDPLVNLAQHLTAGEHGGRSTEQDPGTGLEAVEQLAQASGLPVLVKGVLRADDALACLEAGAAGVVVSNHGGRQLDRAVSTAAALAEVADAVAGRGPVLVDGGLRSGLDVLCALALGADAVLLGRPVLWGLAADGAAGVRGCLEALTEDLAHVMGLAGARSLDEITRDLVAP from the coding sequence GTGCATCCGACGCTGGCAGCGCAGCAGGCCCGGGCGGCTGCGCTGCTGCCGGCAGACGTGCGCGGTTTCTACGCCGCCGGCGCCGGGGAGCAGCTGACCGCGGACGAGGCCGAGGGCGCCTGGCGGTCGCTGCGGCTGCGGCCGCACGTGCTGCGCGACGTCTCGACCGTGGACACCTCGCTGGGCCTGCTCGGTACCCGGCTGGCCACCCCGGTGCTGGCCGGGCCGACCGCGCTGCACGGTGCGGCGCACCCGGACGGCGAGGCCGAGACGGCGCGCGGCGCGGCCGCCGCCGGCAGCCTGCTGGTGGTCTCCACCCGGGCGTCGCGCCGGCTCGAGCAGGTACCGGCCGGCCCGTGGTGGTTCCAGGCGTACGTGATGCGCGACCGCGGGCTGACCCGCGCGCTGGTGCAGCGCGCCGCGGCGGCCGGCGCCGGCGCGGTGGTGCTGACCGGGGACGTCCCGTACCTCGGCCGCCGGCCGGGAGCAGCGCGCACCGAGCTGCCCGGCGACCCGCTGGTCAACCTGGCGCAGCACCTGACCGCGGGCGAGCACGGCGGCCGCTCCACCGAGCAGGACCCGGGCACGGGTCTCGAGGCGGTGGAGCAGCTGGCGCAGGCCAGCGGCCTGCCCGTGCTGGTGAAGGGGGTACTGCGCGCCGACGACGCACTCGCCTGCCTGGAGGCCGGGGCCGCCGGCGTGGTCGTCAGCAACCACGGTGGGCGGCAGCTGGACCGGGCGGTGTCCACCGCAGCCGCACTGGCGGAGGTGGCGGACGCGGTCGCCGGGCGCGGGCCGGTGCTCGTGGACGGCGGGCTGCGCAGCGGCCTGGACGTGCTGTGCGCCCTGGCGCTCGGCGCCGACGCGGTCCTGTTGGGACGGCCGGTGCTGTGGGGGCTGGCCGCGGACGGAGCCGCCGGCGTCCGGGGCTGCCTGGAGGCGCTCACCGAGGACCTGGCGCACGTCATGGGTCTGGCCGGTGCCCGCAGCCTGGACGAGATCACCCGGGACCTGGTCGCCCCCTGA
- a CDS encoding CBS domain-containing protein, which produces MERTVQATMTSEVVTVHPDTPFKQIVQVLASRGVDGVPVVDQSGQLLGVVSGADLTCHEEEPPTLTHLLVGGRSVREHARKSRGRTARELMTSPARTIGPGADTCTALREMERGGVGRLVVVDGGRVMGILTRSDLLRVFLRSDDELQREVEAAVRERLGADAADLRITVADGVVYLRGRVERLTSALTAAGAAQELPGVVAVEDSVTSEVDDTLVHEMSMRGPFV; this is translated from the coding sequence GTGGAGCGGACCGTGCAGGCGACGATGACGTCCGAGGTCGTGACGGTGCATCCGGACACGCCGTTCAAGCAGATCGTGCAGGTGCTCGCCAGCCGCGGGGTGGACGGGGTGCCGGTGGTGGATCAGTCCGGCCAGCTGCTGGGCGTGGTCAGCGGCGCCGACCTCACCTGTCACGAGGAGGAGCCGCCGACGCTGACGCACCTGCTCGTCGGCGGCCGGAGCGTGCGCGAACACGCCCGCAAGTCCCGCGGGCGCACGGCGCGGGAGCTGATGACCTCCCCCGCCCGTACCATCGGTCCGGGGGCGGACACCTGCACCGCGCTGCGCGAGATGGAGCGTGGCGGCGTCGGCCGGCTGGTCGTCGTCGACGGCGGGCGGGTGATGGGCATCCTCACCCGCAGCGACCTGCTGCGGGTGTTCCTGCGCAGCGACGACGAGCTGCAGCGTGAGGTCGAGGCGGCGGTCCGCGAGCGGCTGGGTGCCGATGCGGCCGACCTGCGGATCACGGTCGCCGACGGGGTGGTGTACCTGCGGGGCCGGGTGGAGCGGCTGACCTCTGCCCTGACGGCGGCCGGTGCCGCCCAGGAGCTGCCGGGGGTCGTCGCCGTGGAGGACTCGGTGACCAGCGAGGTGGACGACACGCTGGTGCACGAGATGTCGATGCGCGGCCCGTTCGTCTGA